Genomic DNA from Lactuca sativa cultivar Salinas chromosome 8, Lsat_Salinas_v11, whole genome shotgun sequence:
GCCcatgaattttagggttttcaatgtAATTAAAGGTAAGGATTGATGTTATAGGGTGTTTTTAGCCTCCATCGCATATAAAACTCCTTGGGAGCAACCCTAACCTCTATCTTTAAGATTTGAGCTCATCCCCTATCCCCTCTCCTATTTTCAATGCTTTTGGTGATAATGTTAtgaagcttgaagatcaagaaggtttttTTGGTTTCAAGGAATGTTGTTTCaagtttggatccatcaaaatCACCCTATTTCTAGACTATTATGAGTAAAAAGTTCATGTCTTTCTCTTTAGTTCTTTAGATCTCAAAATTTGTggtttttggcacttttggtTCATTTTATGGGTCATCTTGGAGTTTAGTAAAATCAAACGTATTTTGATCAGTTTTGAATGCTTATTGATGTGCATAAAAGTACCtactaattttataatttataacctagctaacttaactaactaaaatgcacctaggcagtgtacctagtcgaattatagaatagttgggtaagtcgggtgtcgatcacagggaacggtgttgactaattaatttatctactactaaattaacctaattactaaCAAAGGAAGGGTTTGTTTTATCTAATgttgcaagtttagatgaacttaattctttaacacaaactcaatcaataaacaaaacactTTTGTTAGTTTGAATCCGCTTTCACTCAATGATTATACATTAGCTATGACTAttactgttggttaccaattaatgaagtattagcaatttagttctaaatctgctaattattaatcaattcatgtaaatctatgcatggtcacacaatagttaacacataatcaattattaaatgAGATTGGAGCCATGTaagattgattaatcaaaacacaattacagtcataatatgagttctaTGGCACAACTTAATTCGATAattcaattacttatctaagattggtttgatcttagctctaataaactagtgttcactGAATTATTAGGTATTCAAGTTCATGTAGATTTGTattcactaactacacagaacaagaatttaaagcaataaaatatttaaattaaacatgctaggtaaaatcaatcaacacaagcatattaccaacaagtaaagtcaaatctaatgcattaaaaccatgagttccagcttcatctagctaacagaagcagctaCATTTAGCCAGACATACTAAAAACTAAACAAACAAAAACTATAATCAAAGACATGTTTAAGTGTACCAATCTATAAACCAATTTATGAACTTCTTATTCCTTGGTGTTAAAACCAACTTCCAGATCTTCTCTTCCTTTGAATTTTGTCTCTAGGAACCCTTCTAAGCCAGCCAAAAAGTCCTTTAAATCGTAATGGACAATGGAATTTATAGTTTTCTGATTTcccgagttcacgtcgtgaaccataaggattcacgtcgtgaatatgaGATAACCGTGTTCGGCAAGGACTCTTCCACCCGCATGCATATCTTCTAAAACTCTCCACTCACGTCATGAACCATGAACTGTTCACGTCATGAGTACGTCTTTTGGGTGATTTTCTATTCTTCTTTCCTCCAATCCTACAAAGTTCGATATTCTGTCAATTTCAGTCCCTATCTTCGAATTTGCTTCTATTTGGCTGCAAAATAACAATTTGaactcataagtaccattattctatgcaaatgaccaaaatattaatagaaatgtaaataaatatcgcctaaaaatatgtataaatatggcaatatcaaaataccctacACTTgttctttgcttgccctcaagcaaatctacTTATTTAAACTTAAACCTTCATCACTAGcatcacatagaacaatccaattccagctcagccattatgccaagatctcaacacatgcatttgtgtctaaatttttcctaaaggacctgcccatactttaaatactcacaatcctcataaacactcgcccacttcttccgaacaatgctcattttatgcaaccctctgaatccatccACAAAAGTCTTACGTAACCTCAAAgtatttttgtaaagctacccaagcatacataaactatagaattacaactttttagAAGTTACCACATCTTGGAGCTCTTGAATTCTTCTTTTCTTTGatgtttgatctttgatttctttgaattcacttttttcatgatttttggcatcttcaactttcaacttttagaattttgatcttttgatcttcaaacTTCGATACTTttatgctccaaaattcttcaatttctttacttttcggtaatttctctttttttacatgtatctCACTTTTCTATATCactcaaaaacctacatgcttaagtaggggcgcttaacttcaacctttattggttaagaaACAACTTTCCTGGATAGATTTCTGGCTTGGGCTGCTAAACTTTTTGCATTCCTCAAACTAAgtagggttatgtttttgttccatgatttcactaaaataagggaggccacaaatgcattatattGTATATcagctcaactaaacatttgagatCTTATCGGATCATCCGATAGCAATACTAACAACTACAACTCAAATTATTACTACTAGATCCAATtagtaaaaatttaaaaaattttaaaatttaccaAATTATCTAGCAATTTTACTTCTtctaccccctaccccacacttattacatacaatgccctcattgtatgcataaaatataattcaaactcaataaaagggagaaaaaggaacagactcccttgGGATAGAAGTGGCAAGATCGAACTCCAAACATGTAGTGGACATGTGCATCTCAAATATTGAACTTCATCTAGAATAAGAACTTGGACTTGAACTTGCGAAACCAGCCATCAAtcaaaacttcaatcttcaaaaaGAATGGTGCAAGCCTCCAAATCGTGTAgacaatgtgggaaagcatacgccacattgtatattagagaaaacaacCCATCGAATCGTCACAAAAGTGTCATAAGGAATGGTAGTAATTCCATGTAATGAAGAAGAACGGAACGGAATCAATGTGGTGGAAATtgaaaactcacgacgtgaatcagTATAGGCTCACGACGTGAAGTCTGGGTGAACCAGAATTGAAATTGCCTTCTTCCTTGTAAATACATATACTCCACTCAACATCTTAACGGATTAATACCCTTCTAAATTCAGTGTATTTTGAAGACTCTTCTAGCTATAACCTCTCTCTcgactcaccccacacttatttccaaTTGTGGGTTTCGACTTtcaatttctagacttgaacgaCACTCGCCTAAACGAACACGACTCTTGACTCGACCTTAATCCTTCCCCAAGACTCCTTAGCAAGCTGAAAGTTAACAACCAAATAAGAGCAAAGTAACATAATATCTTAAAGTCTTACAATCCAAacaattttaaaaaacaaaataaaaacaaaccaaataagtctaaaacaaacaaaataaaactaAACGATCAATCATCTTCATCCTCCTCGTTTGCTCAACTAGTGCCTGCCCCATCTCCTCCTTGTCCTCGATACTCGCTCCATCGAGGGCATATCGGAACGATGTCCCAAATGAGGCGGGCGCTCCACCCCAAGGTGTCGAGCCACATTCTCCATGGTACCCCCAATCCAATTGACGCTCAATGATAACTGGTCAAAATACCCAGTCATATCACCCCCAAAAGGTGCTCCTCCAAATGGTGCAGTTTGCTGTACTGGCTGTCATCTCTCTCCTCTTCCTCTCACGTTTCTTCTCTTAGGACGTGTCTGTGGTTGTTGTTTTGGTTGTGTATCAGGCTGCTAGTCACCCTCATTACCCTCATCATTTGAAGGTACTATTCCCCAATGCGACACAAAGTTTCTGACAACCCGCATGGTCTCCGAATACCCCATGCCAAACTCATGCTCATCCACACAAGTCATGGAACGAGTAATATCAGGGACAAGCAAACGATACGAGCGGGCCAAACGCATAATAAATTTCCCTCCATAGATGGGGCTCCCGTGTCATGAAATAGCAGCAGACCCAGCCAGAAAACGTGCCAAAAAATAAGGAATGTTGCAACACACTCCGGGCTGCAAGATACCCCATAAGAAGAATACATTTTTCTTTGTTACTTTATCTCCATGCCTCCTATGATTGATGGAGAACGTGATGAAACGATGGAGTAAGCGGTGGATAGGGGACCGAATACTACTCTCGGGAGACATTCCGAAATTGAAAATCCCAGATGCAATAGTATGCCAGAAAGCATATCCATTGGCACCATCCGCGTACCCTCTAGCTGCCTCGCTCAAGAACATGCCAAATTCGGTAGTCATTGCCTCTTGACGATCATATATTCCAACCATCCAAGCGAATTCAACGAGGCTACATTCCCAATACTCACCCCCTAAGCAGATTACCAAAGTTTGCTGCCAATGTGGATCTAGGACAGTCTCTTGGAATGTCACTGTTGAGAAAAACTCAACACAAAACTCCTTATACACCCGCTCTTGGATCCAAAAAAGGTTGAGCCATCCCGAGCAAGTGAACGAATATCCATATCTAATAAATATTTTGGTCAGAAACGGGGACAACCTTTCTACGAGCTAGCCCGACTTCCATCAACCGCGTCCAATTGATTATAGGAGCAACGACAATCTCTCGGTTGTAGATCCACCCTAATTTGTTGTTCCATCGGGTCAAGACTTCTCGGGACATCGTTGTGGGAAAATTGTAGAACGGGTGTAAACCCGTAACTCCAATAGGTGCCTCCCTTCTAGGACCCATTTCTGCAAAAACAAACGGAAAACACAACCAAAAGAAACAACCCACAAGATTAGAAATAAAAGAAACAGAAAACTGTCCACTACTccagaattcacgtcgtgaattcctaggtattcacgtcgtgagttcgtcATCGATGTCACATTCTGTTTAGTTCTTCTACAAATCGGCCAATACAATGCTTGGGGTTTACTCCTATGTTACTTTCGACCATAAatccaatgttttaaaacccgggtTTTTAGTTGACCCGGTGTGACGGCCGGTTCACGGGTCAACCGGTTGAACCGCCGGGTCAACCCGGTTTATGacattttttctattttaatatatttttgctTTCATGCATACTACATAGACATATAATACCAATAATTTGATGTCAAGAAAGTTTAATCTAAACACAACAAACAATATAAACACGATAAACAACAAAATAGAGTATTAATAGCATGTTATAGATCAATCTAAACACAACAAACAACCACATAAAGTATAAATAATAGAAGAAAACATAGTTGTAGACAAATCCAAACATGTTACGACCAAACCAAATCATGGATCTTGAGAAATTGGAGTATTATAAGCATCGATCTTGCAGTCACTTAGCAACTAAAATTCACTATCAACTTCATGATCAACATGGTCACCTTGTGATTTAGAAGCCGGTTCATGCTCTTGCTCATCAAGCATATTTTCCAAATCATCATAATTAAGTTCTCCTTCCCGCTCTTCTTCAACCACCCAAAATTTCGTCTTATCAATATTTTCATAGTCAACAGGATCGTAAGACCTCATATCAACCTTCAATCTACAAAAACATTCAAAAAAATCTCAAATATAACTTGGTCATTTTATAGCATAGTATATCTTAGCAAAATACCATACCTATTTTGTAAACGCAAGTTGTAATGAACAAATACAAGATCATTTAGCCTTTGATGTTCCAACCTATTCCTCTGTTTCGTGTGAATCCTTTCAAATACACTCCAATTACGTTCGCAACCGGAAGAAGATGCCGTTTGACTTTATATTCTTATAGCAAACTTTTGCAAAACCGGAATATCTCCGCCAAATAACTTCCACCACTCATCTACAAAAGATATAGTtagcaaaaaaaatatattagaaaatataatattttatatataataatggcACATCAAATTTAAATCATACCTGGACGAGTAAGATTACGAGAAGCAACTGCACTAGATCTACCAAAAGTACCTTCAGCATCACGAAACCTGCCTAAATTCAATGTAATATTTAACACGTCATCACCTTTAAAAGTCTTCTCAACCATTTCAAGAACGCCTTGAAACACCTCATTCTTCTTACAAAGATTTGCATGATCATATTGAAAAACGGGATTCAACCAATAAGCTGCACAATAAATACTTTTTCTTAACATCCTATCCCAACAACTATCAATTATGTTAGTGTAAGGCCTATAtaattccttcttcttcttaaacaATTCCTTAATCCCTCTTCTTGCCCGACGCATTCCCTCGTAAACATAACCAATTGCAGGTTTTTCATCCGAATCACACAACCGCAAAAGCTTTAACAAAGGAGTCATTACTTTCACTGTAATCAAACAATTCTTCCAAAAAATTTCATTCAAGACAATCTGTTTACATTCAACCGCATTTCCCACTTTCAACATCTTCTTAAACTCATTAGATATGACCATTGCTTGTAAATCTTCTTTATGGTCATACAAACTTTGCAATGCAATGAACACGGTACCAAACCAAGTAGCACCTGGACGGATAATTTCTTTCCAACCGGGTCTTTTTCTTAACCAATTCAAGGGCCACTTATGATTATAAACAAAAATAGTAACCCTTGATGCAAGATTGACCAAACTTTTTCACATTATCCAATTCTAAAAGATCCTTTAATACAAGATTAAGACAATGCGTTGCACATGGAGACCAAGTAATAGAAGGATATCTTTCACATAACTTAGTACCAGCAAGCTTGTAATTAGCAGCATTATTAGTTACCATTTGCACCACATTTTTTTCTCCTACCATTTCAACAATCTCAACAAACAAATTACACAAATTTGTAGCATTGCTCTCTATATCAGATGCATCAATAGATTTAAGAAATGATATCCCTTTCGGACAATAAACCAAGAAATTAATCAAATGTCGTTGTGAAACATCCCTCCACCCATCACTCATAATTGTGCAACCCGTATCAACCCATTGACTTCTTAACGAATCAATTATCAATGAAACTGACTTTTTTGCATCTGTCAATAAATTAACCCTCAGAGCATGATAATTAGGTGCTTTGTACCCATAACCAATACTTGCTATTTTATCTACCATAAGTTGAAAAAAAGGAGAGTTGCAAGCATTCATAGGTATACATGCATCATAAAACCACATAGCAATAGCTAAATCCACATCATGTATTTTTGCCTTACTTTGCATTGCAGATTTGATAGTGGGTTGGGAAGGATCATTTATACCTTTGGTAAAAAATGGATGCAAGTTTGAAGTAGATTTCCTTTTTCCCTTTTTCACAGTTGAAATTTCTGCTTCCTccatctcttcatcatcatccAAGATAGTAACACTAGTGGTacgtttttctttttctttttgagcGGTCTCTTTCAATTTCCCTTGCATAGTAAACCACACTTCTGGACTAACTTTTGGGCATGCTGCTACCTCACCTTTAACACCAGCAAGATGTTTCTTAACCCTATTTATTCCACCACCACCTATAACTTTTTGACAAAAGTTACATATCCATGCCTTTTCCCCCTTCTCATCAACGACTTGAGTAACATGTTCCCATGCTATATTCGTCTTTGTTCGTACATTTGATTGAATCGAAGAATGGGATTGAGCTTGAGATTGTGCTTGTAATGGTTCTTCTTCCCTTGATTCTATATCTAACTGCATTGAAAAGTAATGTTACAATAAAAACCTTGAAACAATAAATGAACTATAATtgataattaacaataaataaacTAACAAAATAACAGGACCTATCACACTTGGTTAGCAGGAAGAATGGAAGCCATAGAAGAATTGATATATGATATGCATACAACCAAATCTATTCATATAACTCATATAGTGTTGTGGAATGGCCGAATTGATTTGATATAAATGGGACAAAGATGACAGTGGGGTTCATTAAATCCTAAAATGCCATTGGAATGGAAAATATGATTACACGATAAGTAtagttctttatttttttatcatattatttaatgaagCCATTCTCATTTGTTGAATCAATTGTAACAAAACCTTAAATAACATAGAaagaacaaaaagaaaaagaaaaaaagattaTGTTTACTATGCCCCTGTACGtgaaattaaaagaaaagaaagaaaagaaggaaatAAATATAGCAGTTGGGCCATTCTCATTGGGAGAATAATGGGGATAGATTCAAGAGTTCTAAatcaaattaaataaaattaaaaagaaacaaaaaaagaaGCAGAACAATGTTCATGTGTTTGTCATTGAGCAGTTGGGTCTCTAATCTATCACTTGATTTCGATGTAGCAGGAAAAAAAAGTCGTTGTTTTCATAACAGTCGCTGATTTCATAGCAATTAACAACAATTGCAGGAAAAAAACTCACCTGGAGAAGAATGGAAGTCACCGGAGAATAACCTTCGCAGTTGGAAGTCGCTGCCTTCTTTCAGTCGCCGGAGAATTACAGCGGATGCCTTCTTTCAGTCGCCGGAGATTTGCAGCCGATGCCTTCCTTCGGTCGCTGCTTTCGTTTCCCAAAGAAAAAAAGAGAAGAACAACGTTTTTTACTTTGTTTTGAGGCCTGGAGCAGCGATACCCACTTAATTATCCAAGCCCTAAAAAACGGGCCAATCCGGTTTTTTACCGGTTCAAATTACCCGGTTCAACCGCGGTTCGTGGTAAACCCGTCCGGTTCGATCCGGTCAGTATTTCTACAAAAACCCGGTCTTAATTGACCCGTCTTCTAACCTGGGTCACGGTCCaaccggttcaaccggccgggtcgacccgggttttaaaacattgcatAAATCATCTACATTCGAAGGCTATTTCACGAATTTTAGGGCGTATTTTCTACATTTCATCTAACTaacaaaccctaaacctaaggTCAACTATTAGAGAAGAATTAAACTTAATAatttagaatcattaccttagatGAAAGTATTATGTAAGCAACAAGGAAAATACAGTGGTTGTCGGCCAATATCGAACAGAGGGGACCGGTTGCCTCTTTCACTTTGTGAGGAATAAACAAAGTGGTAGGTCAAACTGATTCTGTATCCTTTAATCTGTGGTCCCGAGTAATTtacttctcacgtcgtgagtcctgtATGGACTCTAAAATTGGGCCATTTAATTAAGTAGGAAGTGGGCTAAGGCATATATTGGGTCATTACTGAAAGTGGGCAGGATTACAAAAAAATGGTTAACATATAAAATAATCATGCCCGTATTCCATCTGAATTCACGTCGTGAAGTACTTCTGATCATGAAATTTATTAATTTCTCCAAATTTAATTTTGTAAGACATTCAATAAGTTTTACCACTTGATTTTAATGACTTCTTACTTGGTAATTTATTATGCAGATAATAATTTGGATAACATGATCGACTTCCTAAGAACTAAAAATATgctaaaaactaaaaagaaaaagaaagaaaacgcAAACCAAACTCAGGTTGCCTCCCAAGAAGCGGTTCTTTTtgaggagtcttgagctggactccgtgcctcctaCGTTGAATCATCTGAAGAGTCCACCACTAGGATATTTTGTTCCTTGAAACGACTTTTGTAAGCTTGCACTCGACGAATATACGCCTTTTTAGAATTCTCCTTTTTATCCTTGACGTCGTTTCCATCGAGCTTGCGTTTGATCCCTTGAATCCTCAATTTTTCATCATCTTTAAGCTCCATAGTATCCTTCTCCTCTCTCACCACTGGATTTGTTACTTTTGAAgtaacctcctcttcatcactcgACATCTCATCATCTTCCTTGCTTACCCAAGAAGTTGGATTCGTCTAGGCAATGAATTCAACTAAAAATGGAACAGATGCTCTCGGTTTTGTTCTTTTAACTTGTTGAATTGTTTTGATTTCTTCTTCCATGAGCTTCTCTAATTCTTCAAGTTCATTCTCTTCATCAATGTTGAAAACCTCTTCTTGAGCATGACTCCATTGGAAACCATCTTCTattccaaaaatttccttctcATCCCCAACTCTCAAGGTGAGCTTGGACTCGCGTATATCAACCAAAGCTCCAGCAGTGTTaagtaatgtcacaccccaaaaccaagaatggcggaaaagttctggggcggaggacgtcatgtaaagtatcacaacaatgcaaagtagtaaacaagcaacaacatcatccattgcattaatagtataattttaattacaagtgtgttctttcatagcataaacaacataatgaatgatcaaaataaaaaacgagtcttgactgctccgtcttcacaaaacctggtcgtcgtacctgtctattggtgacttgagaatacaagttattttgaaagtgagtatcagcaataaagctggtgaattcataagcattaatgtgtctttgatttgtaaaactataaAGTAAAGACTTTGGACATTtggagaaaagtttgtataagtatgaaaatgtttgtaagtaatcgtaaacgtttgaaaaccctagaaaatcccatatttcctattagtatacaagtagtcttctaccaagacccgactgttttgtaagtaagtatcactgtaaatgtgacggtttttccctgtttaaactattagtataaaactatagcctacctcgtcgtttatgtgtatgagtcacaatataaaggtaataaggaaaatagtttaCCTATATCAAGTATATCCTATCTCGTTtttcatgtgaatgtgtcacaaagtaaaggaaggaaaataatataataactaaaagaAGGTATCCTTTTATACTAGGATATTCATGGCGTGGAAACTCGCTGAAAAGTACAACCTCGTACACCTGTCGATGCTCcttttccctactgtagctaacagttttggGTGTGGAATGGTAAATCCCGAAACGTCTGTAATAGATTCTATGTATTAGTATCTattaaacgtattaatgtaaacgtgtccatgtaagtgtatctatgtcaacgtactcatgtaagcgtatccatgtaagcatatctatgtaaacgtactcatgtaagcgtatctatgtaaacgtactagaatagactcatgaatgaactgactcttgtgtgattcttgaacttggaatggtaagtagtatttcctaactatacctattgtagttaCTGGTAACATACGAGTACAACcggaagtatacctttgctacccaaaggtaccgaactgactaatggaacctttatacctatatatgtatacatgatatataactaatatttagacgacattcggatgagcaaccgatgccctaaggccacatccaaacgaggaaaaggaaataaagcgagctaactgtcctaagtcctttaaacattatttatacaactatacatatctaggcatgaattttacaatataaaagcataaaagaagttttgtaaaacctttgaaaagtttaatactaagaaCGATGACCTGATGTCAGATTATAAAGAAATTTGAAAttattttgtttgataaaacagtttaagtataaggaaaacctttgttacaaaacacatttgtaaaagagtttgaaaggaaaattATAGAATGTAAGACatcttgataaagagttttaaacgtgtaaaaacgtttaagaaaatcatttgaagaaatctgtttggtaaaacagttaacgtatagtaaatccatttgcgtgttagttattaatcacatgtgattgatctaataactagcatgattcaacttgtatcccccccataaggaatttaaaaacatttagaaacatttaaaaggttaatttaagggggtatgaactcacatgcagtgagcggatcggatggaagtgtcggataagtgcttaccgccaagtgaagacttagacacacacaatgatcctaataacatatgaagacatatatatatatatatatatatatatatatatatatatatatatatatatatatatatatatatatatatatataattcgtgattataacactaatttaaacatgtataaacatcctactgtgaggaaaacactttggtcaaaatGTTaagaggctatcgggttgcaacaaaggagtgcaaggccttatacgggagtttatggtttGAAGACCATacttgttggagtttacggcccatgggagtttactcctggcagtaaactctcaattgggtcTCTAAATGAGGCTCAAAGCTATAAtgacttaagtggttaagtgttccaaggcttaaacaagaggttGGGTGGGTTTAAGATCCAAGAATGGCCttgtatggtgtttacggccctgggaccacttccccatgagtttacggccgtaaaatcatggtatgAAGTACCAAATCGTGTAttgaagtccctagttcaatggtgcAAGGTTATACACTAATATCcaaggcttactaaggtgttagggGTATCAAAACACCcataaaaggggtttacggcccaagaacatgtcttggccgtaaactccttgaatcaTATGATTCCTATTTTCTAAgccctaaacatgttaaacctagtgtacaatgagttagaacaagagtacttacgatctaggagcttgaatggtcgtttttggccaagaacactagtgtgtgttcttggtggaacttgaaaatctacaaaatggaatgatttcacggatgaaatcatgtaagattactagttcatgcaagatatcaactagttaagacAATAATCTTACGagatttgaagatcggggacgaagatcgggatgatacttgagaggatttcagccAAAGGGAAGGAAGGAATGAACAAATGACCAACATATCATCTTATgagcaagagtttacggcccacatggagtttacggccgtaaactcccatgtgttgGCCGTGAAATCCTTGAAGGGGTGTTTGAGGTCATTTCTTTGAGCTATAACTTCAGccgataaaccccgacacttatcccttaagtgtacaaggctcagaacgctCAAATAAACTCCTAATTGAGTTAAAAGACAATAGCattgagtttgacttttaatgaagtgttagactgaactggatggaaaattttgggttgtcacaagtaACGGGCGACCAAGAATAATTGGTACATTGGGATCTTCTTTCATATCCAGAACcacaaagtctattggaaaaacgAATTTCCCAGTTTTCACGAGAATATCTTCCACAATGCCCCGAGGCtgtgtcactgaacggttcgccatgtgaatagTCATCTTTGTAGCCTTCAACTTCCGAATATTCAATTTTTGATAAAACGAGTAAGGCATCAAAtttatgctagccccagaatctaCTAAAGCATGAACCTTCATACTATTCCCACACTCACATGGGAGAGTGAgtcgtccaggatcccccatcttcttACGTATTTCTCCCAACACAGCTTTTGAGCTTTGCTCACTTAGAATTACCTTAGAATTCTCCTTTAATTGCTGACGAGCTTCTAACAAGTCTTGTAGGAACTTAGCATATTTTGGAATTTTTGCAAGTGAATCAATAAAAGGAGTATTGATAGGAATACCCTTCAATTGCTTGATAAACTCCAGAGTTCTCTCTCCAATTGACTGAGATTAGCTTAGGGCTGTGCATGGGTCGGTTTTGGACCCAAACCCAACCCATAAGTGGTCGGTTTCTGGTTTTTAGAACCCAATAGGATCGGTTTCTGGTTGGTTCGGTTTCTCGAGTTCTAAGGTCGGTTTGGGCGGtttttcggtttcttgggttcaacccatacCTTCACGGGTtctgggtttaaacccatgggttttgggttttaac
This window encodes:
- the LOC111876721 gene encoding uncharacterized protein LOC111876721, which produces MGDPGRLTLPCECGNSMKVHALVDSGASINLMPYSFYQKLNIRKLKATKMTIHMANRSVTQPRGIVEDILVKTGKFVFPIDFVVLDMKEDPNTNPTSWVSKEDDEMSSDEEEVTSKVTNPVVREEKDTMELKDDEKLRIQGIKRKLDGNDVKDKKENSKKAYIRRVQAYKSRFKEQNILVVDSSDDSTSDRRKASAANLRRLKEGIRCNSPATERRQRLPTAKLDIESREEEPLQAQSQAQSHSSIQSNVRTKTNIAWEHVTQVVDEKGEKAWICNFCQKVIGGGGINRVKKHLAGVKGEVAACPKVSPEVWFTMQGKLKETAQKEKEKRTTSVTILDDDEEMEEAEISTVKKGKRKSTSNLHPFFTKGINDPSQPTIKSAMQSKAKIHDVDLAIAMWFYDACIPMNACNSPFFQLMVDKIASIGYGYKAPNYHALRVNLLTDAKKSVSLIIDSLRSQWVDTGCTIMSDGWRDVSQRHLINFLVYCPKGISFLKSIDASDIESNATNLCNLFVEIVEMVGEKNVVQMVTNNAANYKLAGTKLCERYPSITWSPCATHCLNLVLKDLLELDNVKKKRPGWKEIIRPGATWFGTVFIALQSLYDHKEDLQAMVISNEFKKMLKVGNAVELKVMTPLLKLLRLCDSDEKPAIGYVYEGMRRARRGIKELFKKKKELYRPYTNIIDSCWDRMLRKSIYCAAYWLNPVFQYDHANLCKKNEVFQGVLEMVEKTFKGDDVLNITLNLGRFRDAEGTFGRSSAVASRNLTRPDEWWKLFGGDIPVLQKLKVDMRSYDPVDYENIDKTKFWVVEEEREGELNYDDLENMLDEQEHEPASKSQGDHVDHEVDSEF